A DNA window from Luteolibacter luteus contains the following coding sequences:
- a CDS encoding SGNH/GDSL hydrolase family protein: MSVSAPVTMMPLEVVAPYTDARDAYQLALAEGFVGTREEWLVSLKGDKGDPGTPGASGSSKPWEIAGCVGGFDFRDVQLNGSRVMQVNDKSGNGKHWTHATDATRAIWTERGMFPQGGIYSVAGGGIAGVSSVAGTVVWIGADWTTQNPSTSPVNGSGAVFLEAGLRLQAYGCYAAQSNATTYNPPLLLAPAGAPSIYAQIYEAARSSFFVNGIQTFKGPMTAASPAITKIFGSTDGVSTPFFRLTQGLYFFNRPLTSSEVVSIAAYYGAPTSPPSTVVYSFGSSTPAGQASGEFQKGCVALFANAIGAHQSTYAVGGERWNIQADSFATSGLQLLRGTQNTHIIMPQGNDLAAKVPVATCETSITNHINRVRASDPFGGILLVPPTPRNSTFTNGQTYDGFDTDRLALIAFMEATASASAGIVCCDVMSIPNLCNKGDEANPLYFNPDKLHLNEAGHVQLGLSLFRGRQKLWQGA; the protein is encoded by the coding sequence ATGAGTGTTTCCGCACCTGTCACCATGATGCCCCTTGAAGTCGTCGCGCCATACACCGATGCCCGCGACGCCTACCAGCTGGCCCTTGCCGAGGGCTTCGTCGGCACCCGCGAGGAGTGGCTTGTCAGCCTGAAGGGTGACAAAGGAGATCCCGGCACGCCCGGCGCTTCCGGATCTTCCAAGCCATGGGAGATTGCCGGATGCGTGGGCGGCTTCGACTTCCGCGACGTGCAGCTGAACGGCTCGCGCGTCATGCAGGTCAATGACAAGTCCGGCAACGGGAAGCATTGGACCCATGCGACGGATGCGACGCGGGCAATCTGGACTGAAAGGGGAATGTTCCCACAGGGCGGCATCTACTCGGTGGCTGGCGGTGGCATCGCGGGAGTGAGTTCCGTGGCGGGAACGGTGGTCTGGATCGGCGCGGACTGGACCACGCAGAACCCATCCACCTCACCGGTGAATGGTTCCGGCGCGGTCTTCCTGGAGGCAGGCCTGCGGCTCCAAGCCTACGGGTGCTATGCGGCCCAATCCAACGCGACCACCTACAACCCGCCGCTGCTTCTAGCACCGGCTGGCGCGCCTTCCATCTATGCCCAGATTTACGAGGCGGCCCGGTCATCGTTCTTTGTGAACGGGATTCAGACCTTCAAGGGGCCGATGACCGCAGCATCGCCGGCGATCACCAAAATCTTTGGCTCCACGGACGGTGTATCCACGCCGTTCTTCCGGCTTACACAGGGCCTCTACTTCTTCAATCGACCGCTGACGTCATCCGAGGTGGTATCCATCGCGGCGTATTACGGCGCGCCGACTTCGCCGCCCAGCACGGTGGTCTATAGCTTTGGCAGCTCGACACCTGCAGGACAGGCCTCCGGAGAATTCCAGAAGGGCTGTGTGGCGCTCTTTGCGAATGCGATCGGCGCGCACCAATCCACCTACGCGGTGGGCGGCGAGCGCTGGAATATCCAGGCGGATTCCTTCGCCACCTCCGGCCTGCAGCTGCTCCGCGGAACACAGAACACTCACATCATCATGCCGCAGGGCAATGATCTGGCCGCGAAGGTCCCGGTGGCCACCTGTGAGACATCGATCACCAACCACATCAACCGGGTGCGCGCGTCTGATCCCTTCGGGGGCATCCTCCTTGTTCCTCCGACGCCGCGGAACTCCACCTTCACAAACGGGCAGACTTACGATGGCTTCGACACGGACCGGCTGGCGTTGATTGCCTTCATGGAAGCGACGGCGTCCGCCTCGGCGGGAATCGTCTGCTGTGATGTGATGAGCATCCCGAACCTCTGCAACAAGGGGGACGAAGCAAACCCGCTCTACTTCAACCCCGACAAGCTTCATCTCAACGAGGCGGGGCACGTGCAGCTCGGCCTCTCCCTTTTCCGGGGCCGCCAGAAGCTGTGGCAGGGAGCCTGA
- a CDS encoding lysozyme, with translation MLWQKAFDPFRAPEDRGLDTYAKPASGDTRDDSRYISQRGIDLIKHFEGCYLTAYKDSVGVWTIGYGHTGLVHKDGTVKAGRKITQAEAEELLRYDLRNFAKRVQEGTTAPLTDDQFAALVSFDFNTGGFLKSTLRAKLNQGLYAAAADELLKWDKAGGRTLSGLTRRRRSERRLFLGEAEPIVRTL, from the coding sequence GTGCTCTGGCAAAAGGCCTTCGATCCCTTCCGCGCGCCCGAGGACCGAGGCCTCGACACCTACGCCAAGCCAGCAAGCGGGGACACGCGCGACGACAGCCGGTATATTTCCCAAAGGGGAATCGACCTCATCAAGCATTTCGAGGGCTGCTATCTCACCGCCTACAAGGACAGCGTGGGGGTCTGGACCATCGGCTACGGGCACACTGGCCTTGTCCACAAGGATGGCACCGTGAAGGCGGGCCGAAAGATCACCCAGGCAGAAGCAGAGGAGTTGCTGCGCTACGATCTACGCAACTTTGCCAAACGCGTGCAGGAGGGAACAACGGCCCCGCTCACCGACGATCAATTCGCCGCTCTGGTCTCCTTCGACTTCAACACGGGCGGCTTCCTGAAATCGACTCTGCGCGCGAAGCTGAATCAAGGCCTCTACGCTGCCGCGGCCGACGAACTGCTGAAGTGGGACAAGGCTGGAGGCCGCACCCTCTCAGGCCTGACCCGCCGTCGCAGGTCCGAGCGCCGCCTTTTCCTCGGCGAGGCGGAGCCCATTGTCCGCACCCTTTGA
- a CDS encoding terminase small subunit codes for MAFTEPAKPGKASSNSRGGKQSKTGTLSPKQLQFCAEYLVDLNATQAAIRAGYSAKTASSIGQENLTKPEIQEEIARLSKEREKRTEITADTVLRELLKIATADIAQAFTEDGRLKPIHEIPEDVRRAIAGIEVYEEYAGRGEDREAIGQSKKVRFWDKNKALENLGKHLRLFVDVKEHSGLNGGPIVSTATTLSPEQLAQVERVRGAREKVQADQTK; via the coding sequence ATGGCGTTCACGGAACCAGCGAAGCCGGGCAAGGCCTCATCGAACTCACGCGGCGGAAAGCAGTCGAAAACGGGCACGCTCTCGCCGAAGCAGCTGCAGTTCTGCGCCGAGTATCTGGTCGACCTGAACGCGACCCAGGCGGCAATCCGTGCGGGCTACAGTGCGAAGACGGCGTCCTCCATCGGCCAAGAGAACCTGACGAAACCTGAGATTCAGGAGGAAATCGCACGGCTGTCCAAGGAGCGAGAGAAGCGGACCGAGATCACCGCCGACACGGTGCTCCGGGAATTGCTCAAGATCGCCACCGCCGACATTGCCCAGGCCTTCACCGAGGATGGCCGGCTGAAGCCCATTCACGAGATCCCCGAGGACGTTCGTCGGGCCATCGCCGGCATCGAGGTATACGAGGAATACGCCGGGCGAGGGGAGGATCGGGAGGCCATCGGCCAGAGTAAGAAGGTCCGCTTTTGGGACAAGAACAAGGCCCTCGAGAACCTCGGCAAGCATCTCCGTCTCTTTGTCGACGTGAAGGAACACAGCGGCTTGAACGGCGGCCCCATCGTTTCGACTGCCACCACACTTTCGCCGGAGCAACTCGCCCAGGTCGAGCGCGTGCGCGGCGCTCGCGAGAAGGTGCAAGCCGACCAGACGAAGTGA
- a CDS encoding PEP-CTERM sorting domain-containing protein, protein MVTFDGINTYTFTIESPTPTFVNEDGSALFNYILTPRDPLPGELPVGEALESIVYGPQTFSLVAVPEPGSLLLSGMGLLALLRRRR, encoded by the coding sequence GTGGTAACCTTTGATGGCATCAATACCTATACCTTCACCATTGAGTCCCCGACTCCCACGTTTGTGAATGAGGATGGGTCGGCGCTTTTCAACTACATCCTTACCCCGCGCGACCCTCTCCCCGGCGAATTACCCGTTGGCGAGGCTCTCGAGTCCATCGTTTACGGCCCGCAGACATTCAGCCTTGTAGCGGTTCCGGAGCCCGGCAGCTTGCTCTTGAGCGGCATGGGCTTGTTAGCGTTGCTGCGTCGCCGCCGCTGA
- a CDS encoding replicative DNA helicase: MTSASPEKPHVPLVERAVLSLMIRDADFRRRALGDGLKSEHFVTLRPLFDAIITLARHGTPIDAPTLSAWLDREGRILEVGGHAGVSDVAGADAVPANWSQHLSDLRGAHARRIAQESAEWMASATDPQEALEAATAGMEAIKAAIAGPTRSKTLAEAGSALIEWMVEMRKAGAIPGIPTGMEDLDALTGGMRPGQLWVILAQTSGGKSVLLQQLAIEAFSTDERTAIFSAEMMLPEIMARLVSRHGRVNLERMTKPATLTLERDVRALEAQIRLMASMPCTIDDTPRMSLSHVEGECRRLADAHGGLGLIVVDYVQIVRGMRSKGQNREEEIAGISGGLKQLAKEMNCPVITAAQVNKQFTARESEAIAFDSDVVLMIADDGLKVAKNRNGPRGGVLPYKLTGEFQSFVPFTAEEQAAVQAAADAAAEQQRRKGNRNYGSKQYKD; encoded by the coding sequence ATGACATCGGCCTCGCCTGAGAAACCACACGTTCCCTTGGTTGAGCGTGCAGTTCTCAGCCTCATGATTCGCGACGCTGACTTCCGTCGCCGCGCTCTCGGCGATGGCCTGAAGTCGGAGCACTTCGTCACGCTGCGTCCGCTTTTCGATGCGATCATCACGCTCGCGCGACACGGGACGCCGATTGACGCACCCACCCTTTCGGCTTGGCTTGATCGAGAGGGCCGGATCCTCGAAGTGGGCGGCCACGCTGGCGTGTCAGATGTCGCGGGAGCCGACGCGGTACCGGCAAACTGGTCCCAGCACCTGAGCGACCTTCGAGGAGCGCACGCCCGGCGCATTGCCCAGGAGTCTGCGGAATGGATGGCGAGTGCCACCGACCCGCAGGAAGCCCTCGAGGCTGCGACCGCAGGCATGGAAGCCATCAAGGCGGCGATTGCCGGTCCTACCCGGTCGAAGACTCTCGCGGAGGCTGGATCCGCCCTTATCGAGTGGATGGTCGAGATGAGAAAGGCCGGTGCCATTCCTGGGATTCCGACGGGCATGGAGGATCTGGATGCGCTCACCGGTGGGATGCGTCCGGGCCAGCTGTGGGTGATTCTTGCCCAAACCAGCGGCGGGAAGTCTGTACTTCTGCAGCAACTCGCGATCGAGGCGTTCAGCACCGACGAGCGGACCGCGATCTTCTCGGCGGAAATGATGCTCCCGGAGATCATGGCCCGTCTTGTCTCCCGTCATGGCCGGGTGAACCTCGAAAGGATGACCAAGCCCGCCACCCTGACGCTGGAGCGCGATGTCAGGGCACTGGAGGCGCAGATCCGCCTCATGGCGTCGATGCCATGCACGATCGACGACACCCCGCGGATGAGCCTTTCCCACGTCGAGGGGGAATGCCGACGCCTCGCGGATGCTCATGGAGGCCTTGGCCTGATCGTCGTGGACTACGTACAAATTGTTCGAGGGATGAGATCGAAGGGCCAGAACCGCGAAGAGGAAATCGCGGGCATCTCCGGCGGACTGAAGCAGCTCGCCAAGGAAATGAATTGCCCGGTGATCACCGCCGCCCAGGTGAACAAGCAGTTCACGGCGCGGGAGTCCGAAGCCATCGCTTTCGACTCGGACGTCGTGCTCATGATCGCCGACGACGGGCTTAAGGTGGCGAAGAACCGCAACGGTCCGCGGGGCGGCGTGTTGCCCTACAAGCTCACGGGCGAGTTTCAGAGTTTTGTGCCCTTCACAGCGGAAGAGCAGGCGGCCGTTCAAGCTGCCGCGGATGCCGCCGCGGAGCAGCAGCGGAGGAAGGGCAATAGGAACTACGGATCGAAGCAGTACAAGGACTGA